In Zingiber officinale cultivar Zhangliang chromosome 3B, Zo_v1.1, whole genome shotgun sequence, a single window of DNA contains:
- the LOC122055987 gene encoding U-box domain-containing protein 9-like isoform X2 has product MANSEAVESLAGPASAAAATARAEELKKELWRLVREISESEDCSVESYEDASRALDALKDIRFRGSVSSKEALACQRKAEGKMEPAGVPKHFLCPISSETMRDPVILASGQEWFSSGNRTCPQTQQVLSDFTLTPNHLVRSMISQWRIEHGLTLPPQDHEQGGLITRKERNALRRILDKISSSSNIPEQKQAVRELRLLTKQNGSFRALVGENPDAISHLVSVLSVPGLNCDLQVQEDAVTTMLNLSIHESNKKIVGDNPQAVALLIEALRTGNMETRSNSAAALFSLSALESNKVKIVKMGAMKPLVELLEQGSHSAKKDAGSAIFNLCISHENRAGALMEGVVGVLLKSIADQSLVDESLAILALLSRDQEAVEEIAENGGVASMLSLVKDSDRTRNKQNNKENAAAILFAICMHDRTKLREVAEEEEKTGSISHLAENGTPRARRKAAGILEKWKKRLRSTHYSC; this is encoded by the exons ATGGCGAACTCGGAGGCAGTCGAGTCGTTGGCCGGGCCCgcgtcggcggcggcggcgacggcgAGGGCGGAGGAGTTGAAGAAAGAACTGTGGAGGCTGGTGAGGGAAATCTCGGAGTCGGAGGATTGCAGCGTAGAATCTTACGAGGACGCGTCCAGGGCGCTCGACGCCCTCAAGGACATCAGGTTCCGCGGGAGCGTGAGTTCGAAGGAGGCTCTCGCGTGCCAGAGGAAGGCGGAGGGAAAGATGGAGCCGGCGGGCGTACCGAAGCATTTTTTGTGCCCGATCTCCTCCGAGACGATGAGAGATCCCGTCATCCTTGCCTCCGGACAG GAATGGTTCAGTTCCGGGAATAGAACATGCCCACAAACTCAACAAGTTCTATCCGACTTCACCCTCACCCCGAATCATCTCGTACGCAGCATGATCTCCCAATGGCGCATTGAACATGGCCTCACTCTCCCTCCACAAGATCATGAGCAAGGAGGGTTGATAACTAGAAAGGAGCGGAATGCACTTCGTAGGATCCTCGACAAGATATCATCGTCCTCCAACATTCCAGAACAAAAGCAAGCAGTTAGAGAGCTCCGTCTGCTCACCAAGCAAAACGGATCGTTTCGTGCATTGGTGGGGGAGAACCCAGATGCAATATCACATTTGGTGTCTGTTCTTTCTGTCCCGGGATTGAATTGCGACCTGCAGGTGCAGGAGGATGCTGTGACGACGATGCTTAACCTTTCGATCCATGAAAGCAATAAGAAGATTGTGGGTGATAACCCGCAAGCAGTTGCTTTGCTTATTGAGGCACTGAGGACCGGAAACATGGAGACCCGTAGCAATTCAGCTGCAGCATTGTTCAGCTTGTCTGCCCTCGAGTCCAACAAAGTAAAGATTGTTAAAATGGGCGCGATGAAACCGCTGGTGGAACTGCTAGAACAAGGCAGCCACAGTGCCAAGAAGGACGCCGGTTCCGCAATCTTCAACCTCTGCATATCTCATGAAAACCGGGCCGGGGCACTGATGGAAGGGGTGGTGGGTGTTCTGCTGAAGTCAATCGCAGACCAATCACTCGTCGATGAATCACTGGCGATCCTCGCATTGTTATCAAGAGACCAGGAGGCGGTCGAGGAGATTGCCGAGAACGGCGGCGTGGCCTCCATGCTGAGCTTAGTGAAGGACAGCGATCGCACCCGCAACAAACAAAACAACAAAGAGAATGCAGCAGCCATTCTGTTCGCAATTTGCATGCATGACCGGACAAAGCTGCGGGAGGTtgcagaggaggaggagaagaccGGGAGCATTTCTCACTTGGCTGAGAACGGCACCCCCAGGGCGCGCAGAAAGGCTGCTGGAATTCTGGAAAAATGGAAGAAGAGGTTGCGCAGCACACATTATTCATGTTGA
- the LOC122055987 gene encoding U-box domain-containing protein 9-like isoform X1, producing MANSEAVESLAGPASAAAATARAEELKKELWRLVREISESEDCSVESYEDASRALDALKDIRFRGSVSSKEALACQRKAEGKMEPAGVPKHFLCPISSETMRDPVILASGQTYDRLFIQEWFSSGNRTCPQTQQVLSDFTLTPNHLVRSMISQWRIEHGLTLPPQDHEQGGLITRKERNALRRILDKISSSSNIPEQKQAVRELRLLTKQNGSFRALVGENPDAISHLVSVLSVPGLNCDLQVQEDAVTTMLNLSIHESNKKIVGDNPQAVALLIEALRTGNMETRSNSAAALFSLSALESNKVKIVKMGAMKPLVELLEQGSHSAKKDAGSAIFNLCISHENRAGALMEGVVGVLLKSIADQSLVDESLAILALLSRDQEAVEEIAENGGVASMLSLVKDSDRTRNKQNNKENAAAILFAICMHDRTKLREVAEEEEKTGSISHLAENGTPRARRKAAGILEKWKKRLRSTHYSC from the exons ATGGCGAACTCGGAGGCAGTCGAGTCGTTGGCCGGGCCCgcgtcggcggcggcggcgacggcgAGGGCGGAGGAGTTGAAGAAAGAACTGTGGAGGCTGGTGAGGGAAATCTCGGAGTCGGAGGATTGCAGCGTAGAATCTTACGAGGACGCGTCCAGGGCGCTCGACGCCCTCAAGGACATCAGGTTCCGCGGGAGCGTGAGTTCGAAGGAGGCTCTCGCGTGCCAGAGGAAGGCGGAGGGAAAGATGGAGCCGGCGGGCGTACCGAAGCATTTTTTGTGCCCGATCTCCTCCGAGACGATGAGAGATCCCGTCATCCTTGCCTCCGGACAG ACCTATGACAGGCTTTTCATTCAGGAATGGTTCAGTTCCGGGAATAGAACATGCCCACAAACTCAACAAGTTCTATCCGACTTCACCCTCACCCCGAATCATCTCGTACGCAGCATGATCTCCCAATGGCGCATTGAACATGGCCTCACTCTCCCTCCACAAGATCATGAGCAAGGAGGGTTGATAACTAGAAAGGAGCGGAATGCACTTCGTAGGATCCTCGACAAGATATCATCGTCCTCCAACATTCCAGAACAAAAGCAAGCAGTTAGAGAGCTCCGTCTGCTCACCAAGCAAAACGGATCGTTTCGTGCATTGGTGGGGGAGAACCCAGATGCAATATCACATTTGGTGTCTGTTCTTTCTGTCCCGGGATTGAATTGCGACCTGCAGGTGCAGGAGGATGCTGTGACGACGATGCTTAACCTTTCGATCCATGAAAGCAATAAGAAGATTGTGGGTGATAACCCGCAAGCAGTTGCTTTGCTTATTGAGGCACTGAGGACCGGAAACATGGAGACCCGTAGCAATTCAGCTGCAGCATTGTTCAGCTTGTCTGCCCTCGAGTCCAACAAAGTAAAGATTGTTAAAATGGGCGCGATGAAACCGCTGGTGGAACTGCTAGAACAAGGCAGCCACAGTGCCAAGAAGGACGCCGGTTCCGCAATCTTCAACCTCTGCATATCTCATGAAAACCGGGCCGGGGCACTGATGGAAGGGGTGGTGGGTGTTCTGCTGAAGTCAATCGCAGACCAATCACTCGTCGATGAATCACTGGCGATCCTCGCATTGTTATCAAGAGACCAGGAGGCGGTCGAGGAGATTGCCGAGAACGGCGGCGTGGCCTCCATGCTGAGCTTAGTGAAGGACAGCGATCGCACCCGCAACAAACAAAACAACAAAGAGAATGCAGCAGCCATTCTGTTCGCAATTTGCATGCATGACCGGACAAAGCTGCGGGAGGTtgcagaggaggaggagaagaccGGGAGCATTTCTCACTTGGCTGAGAACGGCACCCCCAGGGCGCGCAGAAAGGCTGCTGGAATTCTGGAAAAATGGAAGAAGAGGTTGCGCAGCACACATTATTCATGTTGA